The DNA window CTGGATCTGGGAATATCCTACAACAATCTGGGCAAGTACGAAGACGCGATCGCGTGCTTTGAGCGCATCATCCGCACCGAGCTTCGGAATCCGGAAGTTTACTTCAACTGGGGATTGAGCCTGGATAACCTTGAGGACTTCCTGAAGGCGATAGAGAAATACGACCGGGCGATTAAGCTTCAGCCCGACCATGTCCGCTCTTGGCTTAACAAAGGTACGATCCTCGCCAAGCTGGAACAGTACGCCAAGGCGATCGACTGCTACGACGAGGTCATCAAAGTTGATCCCGACAACCAAGCCGCTTGGCAGAACAAAGCGCTTGCACTTATCCCGCTCAAGGAATGGAACAAGGCGAAGGCGGTGATTTCGGAGGGAATGAAGAAATTCCCCGACGACCATATGTTTCCGCTCAACTACGCGTACCTGACCACGTTCACGCACGAGAAGGAAGTGGGCCAAATCATGCTTTGGAAGGCAGGCGCCATCAACCCTGACGTGCTCAAAAAGGCGGAGAAAAATCCGGAATTAAGCAGCCTGTTCCCGTTGTCGCAGGACGTCGAGCAAAAGGCCAAGGAATACTTTTCGAGAATGGGCGGTTCTTAGCGCTTCGAAATTCAGGACGCGGTGTAGTTCATTCCTGCGGGTAATACCGGGCGGAGACGCTCGGTGTTTCGTACACCTCGACGAGCGTTACCTTTGGCAGAGGCCGAGTTTCTTCCGCGTAATCTTTCAAACCAGCTTCAATCAGCCTGGCGATCTCGACTGCCAGATTCTCCGACGTGGGATTGATTTTGTCGAACGGCGGAATTTCGTTTAGGTTGCGGTGATCGAAAACCGATTTTACTGATTCTAGAATTCCCTGAAACTCAACAAAGTCGAATCCTATCCCATCGGAATCCAGTCCGGAAACCGCCAAAACCACCCTTGCGCGGAAGTTGTGTCCGTGCAAAGACTCCGCCGAGCCGCGATAGCTTCGAAGCGCGTGCGCGGCCGCGAATTCGAACTCGCCCGCTATTTCAAATTTTCCCGTCGGGGTCATGCGCAAAACGAAACTCCCGCAAAACTTTGAAACGAGCTCGCAGATATCACTCGTTCAAATCCTCAAGAAACTGCCTAGCCGTTATTGCCGCTATGCATCCCATGCCCGCACTTACCACGGCCTGCTTTTCCGCATCTTCGACAACGTCCCCCGCCGC is part of the bacterium genome and encodes:
- a CDS encoding 6-carboxytetrahydropterin synthase, yielding MTPTGKFEIAGEFEFAAAHALRSYRGSAESLHGHNFRARVVLAVSGLDSDGIGFDFVEFQGILESVKSVFDHRNLNEIPPFDKINPTSENLAVEIARLIEAGLKDYAEETRPLPKVTLVEVYETPSVSARYYPQE